The sequence ACAGCAATCAGAAACTACTTAAAGCTGGTGTTTTCTTTTTATTGAATGAATAGGGAATTAGGAGTTAGGAGTTAGGAGTTAGGAGTTAAATATTACTTTTTCTCAGCAAACTTTAATGAAACTTTAATCTTTTACAGCTTAATTCATGAAAAATTAATTGTATGCTGATGCAACTTTTGATAGAAGTCACAAAAACATAAATTCATTCTTTAGACCTTTGATTTATAGTTTACTATTTGGTCTAATAAGTGTACGGATACAAAGCTGTCACAAAGTTTTGGAATCCGAAATTGGCTTTCGTTAGCTTGTATATAAAAGAACTAATCACAATCTTCCGGGAAGTGTATGTATGAAATCGTGTCGCTCCCAAATAGCATTAACTCTAAGCTGCCTAACAAGCCTATTTACTGTTATTATTTCTAATCCCGTAACAGCAAATACTTCCTTTTTTGGCAAAATTAGCTTATCTCCAAACTCCGAATCTGTTAAAAAAACAGTTACAGGTTATACCGGCGGTTCCTACTCCTTGTCCGCAGTCAGCAAACGCGATCGCGATCGCAATTTGTGCATTGGTTTCGCAGATCCAAAGCCCGATCACATTTTAGTTTTAGAGAAAGATTTTCCGAAATTAAATATCAAAGTTGACACTGGTGGCTCCGATACTACTTTACTAATAGTTGGGCCAAATAAGGATACAGTCCGCTGCGGTGACGATACCGGCAGAAATAAAGACGCTAGCATCAACGGCAAAAACTGGAAAGCTGGAACTTATCGAATCTGGGTAGGAAGCTTTAAAGCAAGAACAAGAAGAAATTACAAGCTTTCTTTGCAGGAATAGTTCCAAAATCCCGTACTAATGAATTACAATGTAAGTAGGAATTAGGTATAGGTAAGAGGTTAAAAGTCAAAGGTTAAAATTATTTTTGTCTGCCTATCTTCCCTATCCCCTTGTTCCCATAGGACTGTAATATAGACAATATTTCGTATAAAGGCTTTCCGAGGGTGCGAACTCGTGTTATCAACATTTATTGCTGACTTCCGTATTATATTTGAACGCGATCCAGCGGCTCGTAACTGGTTAGAAGTATTATTTTGCTACCCCGGTTTGCAAGCCTTGCTAATGCATAGAATAGCCCGCTGGATGCGTAATGTCGGAATTCCTTTCCTTCCTCGTTTAACTTCTCATTTGGCACGTTTTTTGACTGGTGTTGAAATCCATCCTGGAGCAACTATTGGTAAAGGTGTATTTATCGATCATGGAATGGGTGTAGTAATTGGTGAAACCGCCATTGTTGGTGATTATGCGCTGATTTACCAAGGTGTAACTTTGGGCGGTACCGGAAAAGAAACTGGTAAACGGCATCCCACTTTAGGAGAATGCGTTGTTGTGGGTGCTGGTGCAAAAGTACTTGGAAATCTTCAAATCGGTGACAACGTGCGTATAGGTGCGGGTTCTATTGTCTTGCGAGATGTGCCATCTCACTGTACTGTAGTAGGCGTTCCAGGTAGAATAGTTTACCGTTCTGGTGTTAAAGTTGACCCACTCGAACACGGAAGTTTACCAGATGCTGAAGCTCAAGCAATACGTGCTCTAGTAGATAGAATCGAGCAATTAGAGCAACAAATAGAAAATTTACAAGAGAAGCAGCAAAGCGTTTCAGAGAAAGTTACAAATGTCGCTTTTAAAGAAAATCATGTTGCAAGTCATATTTTAGAAACCCATGCGACAGGGCATCATACCCAATGCCGTTTGGAAGATAAAGCCATAGATGAATTTTTGGATGGCTCGGGGATTTGACAGTTGACAGTTATCAGTTGTTCACTCGGAGGGTGTGGATCATCAGTGAACAGTGAACATTTTGGAGTTGATTATTTAATCTACCCCCTCTACCCCCTCTCCCCCCCCCTCTCTTCCAACTGTGATATCTTAAAAATATGTCCTTTACGTCCCACATGAAGATGGGTAGGGGGAAATGAATGATTGGAAATATTTCTTTGATTACGAACTAAATAATCCCGAACAAATTAATTACCGCATTTTTGCGCCCGATTATAAAGCTGCAATTCTGTATTGGTTTAGTAGAGAAGATATTCCTAAACAGCAGAAAGAAGACTTGATTCGGGTGCTTGTTAATTTTGATGACGATTGCGGTGATTTTTATCGATATCGTGCTTATTTCTTAGCCGCAGAAGCTTTAAATTATTTTCCTGAATTTAGTTTTGGTGATGCAATTGTTAAACAGTTGCTTGATTGGAGCTACCTATATTTTGGCTGGCAGCTTTTTCCTCATCCTTTGGTAGAAACTGCAAGAAAAGCTTTGCAAGTCACCGACAAAACAAGAGTTATCGGAGCTTTTGAAAAATTGCTGCGAAATACTCCGAGTCGATTAACTTTGCAGTCTGCTGCAGTGAAGTTGGGTGAATTGGATGCGGGAAATAAGATGGCGATCGCTGCTTTGATTTTACTGCTGGATGTGACGACAGATAATTACAGACTTTTAAGTATTTGTAAAAGCATTTCAAAAATTGCTGCTGGAAGTCAAGCAGCAATAAATACTGTTGTTAAGTTGATGCAAACAACCGAGGATAAAAATCTTTGTTGTGAAGCGATTAAGACTTTGGGAAAAATTGGTTGGGGAAATCAAATCGCAACCCTAGCGCTAGAGAAATTTTTGCAGATAAATCGAGGTGACAGAATTTGTTTTGATGCTGCAAAGAATTTGTTGTTGATTGATAGCGGTAATGAAGTTGCGAAGGATGCTTTGGTTTATCTTCTTGA comes from Rivularia sp. PCC 7116 and encodes:
- the cysE gene encoding serine O-acetyltransferase yields the protein MLSTFIADFRIIFERDPAARNWLEVLFCYPGLQALLMHRIARWMRNVGIPFLPRLTSHLARFLTGVEIHPGATIGKGVFIDHGMGVVIGETAIVGDYALIYQGVTLGGTGKETGKRHPTLGECVVVGAGAKVLGNLQIGDNVRIGAGSIVLRDVPSHCTVVGVPGRIVYRSGVKVDPLEHGSLPDAEAQAIRALVDRIEQLEQQIENLQEKQQSVSEKVTNVAFKENHVASHILETHATGHHTQCRLEDKAIDEFLDGSGI